Proteins found in one Triticum urartu cultivar G1812 chromosome 4, Tu2.1, whole genome shotgun sequence genomic segment:
- the LOC125550882 gene encoding transcriptional corepressor SEUSS-like yields MVSSGPPNPMGPGQPMGAASLLRTNSSLLSGGQQGMGSGGMLQSQSPFSSLVSPRTQFGGNGLLGGSSNVSPLLNRQSFGNGGAVPGPGQMANGGLPMNTLQQRGGLDGAGDLIGMGGSDPMSSSQVSLGNHLGSDNLQQQQQKMDMQDLQQQQQQHHQQLPMSYNQQQLPTQPLQLHATVKMENGGSIGGVKLEQQMGQLDQNGPAQMMRNAGNVKFEPHQLQSLRGLGAVKMEQPNSDPSAFLQQQQQQQQHHLLQLTKQNPQAAAAAQLNLLQQQRIMHMQQQQQQQILKNLPLQRNQLQQQQQQQQQQQQHQHHQQQLLRQQSLNIRTPGKPASYEPGTCAKRLTHYMYHQQNRPQDNNIEYWRNFVNEYFAPTAKKRWCVSLYGTGRQTTGVFPQDVWHCEICNRKPGRGFETTVEVLPRLCQIKYASGTLEELLYIDMPRESKNASGQIVLDYTKAIQESVFEQLRVVREGHLRIIFNPDLKIASWEFCARRHEELIPRRSIIPQVSQLGAVVQKYQAAAQNPTSLTTQDMQNNCNSFVACARQLAKALEVPLVNDLGYTKRYVRCLQIAEVVNCMKDLIDHSKQTGSGPIDSLHKFPRRTPSGINPLQPQQQQPEEQQSVPQSSNQSGQNSAPMAGAQASASANADVTSNNSLSCAPSTSAPSPTVMGILQGSIDSSQDHLMSSANGQYNSGNNGAIPKVNSASSLQSNPSTSFPSQVPISSNNNMMPALQNTNQLSSPAVSSNLPPMQPPATRSQEPEQSDAQSSVERILQEMMSSQMNGVGHAGNDMKRPNGFTPGINGVNCLVGNAVTNHSGVGGMGLGAMGGFGSNPTANGLRMAVTNNAMAMNGRMGMHHSAHDLSQLGQQQQQQQQQQQHDIGNQLLGGLRAGNSFNNLQYDWKPSQ; encoded by the exons ATGGTTTCCTCAGGTCCCCCGAACCCAATGGGACCTGGGCAGCCAATGGGTGCTGCTTCTCTTCTCCGGACGAATTCCAGCCTGCTCAGTGGTGGCCAGCAGGGAATGGGTAGCGGCGGCATGCTTCAGTCACAGTCCCCATTCTCATCTCTTGTTTCCCCGCGCACACAGTTTGGTGGGAATGGCCTGCTTGGAGGGTCCTCGAATGTCTCCCCCCTGCTCAACAGGCAGTCCTTTGGAAACGGGGGGGCTGTGCCGGGTCCAGGGCAAATGGCTAATGGCGGGCTTCCGATGAATACACTTCAGCAAAGAGGGGGGCTTGATGGTGCTGGTGACTTGATTGGCATGGGTGGATCTGATCCTATGTCATCCTCCCAGGTTAGTTTGGGCAATCACCTAGGTTCAGATAActtgcagcagcagcagcagaagatGGATATGCAGGATttgcaacagcagcagcagcagcaccacCAACAACTACCGATGTCTTACAATCAGCAGCAATTGCCAACGCAACCGCTGCAGCTGCATGCTACAGTGAAGATGGAGAATGGCGGCAGCATAGGTGGAGTCAAATTAGAACAGCAGATGGGACAGCTTGACCAAAATGGCCCAGCCCAGATGATGCGCAATGCTGGCAATGTAAAATTTGAGCCACATCAGTTGCAATCATTGAGGGGTTTGGGTGCGGTGAAGATGGAGCAACCGAATTCAGATCCATCAGCATTCttgcagcaacagcagcagcagcagcagcaccatTTGTTACAGCTCACGAAGCAGAACCCTCAAGCTGCTGCGGCGGCCCAACTGAACCTTTTGCAACAACAGCGTATCATGCATatgcagcagcagcaacaacaacagatTCTGAAGAACCTTCCTTTACAGAGAAATCAATtacagcagcaacagcagcaacaacaacagcagcaacaacatcAACATCATCAGCAGCAGTTACTTCGTCAACAAAGTCTAAACATAAGGACTCCAGGAAAGCCGGCTTCCTATGAGCCAGGTACCTGTGCAAAGAGACTGACCCATTACATGTATCATCAACAAAACAGGCCACAG GATAATAATATTGAGTACTGGAGAAACTTTGTCAACGAGTATTTCGCGCCCACTGCCAAAAAGAGGTGGTGTGTATCTCTCTATGGAACTGGTCGTCAAACTACTGGAGTTTTCCCTCAG GATGTCTGGCACTGTGAAATATGCAATCGGAAGCCTGGCCGGGGCTTTG AGACAACAGTTGAGGTCTTACCGCGATTATGCCAAATCAAATATGCGAGTGGGACATTGGAAGAACTATTGTATATTGATATGCCACGTGAATCCAAAAATGCATCTGGTCAGATTGTTTTGGACTATACTAAAGCAATCCAGGAAAGTGTCTTTGAGCAATTGCGTGTTGTACGCGAGGGGCATCTAAGGATAATTTTTAATCCAGACCTCAAG ATTGCATCTTGGGAGTTCTGTGCTAGGCGTCATGAGGAACTTATCCCACGGAGGTCAATAATACCACAG GTTAGTCAGCTTGGCGCAGTTGTACAAAAGTACCAGGCTGCTGCTCAAAATCCAACGAGTTTAACAACTCAGGACATGCAGAATAATTGCAATTC GTTTGTTGCATGTGCCCGCCAACTGGCTAAAGCTCTGGAGGTGCCTTTGGTAAATGATTTAGGATACACAAAACGATATGTCCGCTGCCTTCAG ATTGCAGAGGTGGTAAACTGTATGAAAGATTTGATTGACCACAGCAAGCAGACTGGATCTGGACCAATCG ATAGCCTGCATAAATTTCCTCGGAGGACTCCATCAGGGATCAACCCTCTTCAACCACAGCAGCAACAACCTGAAGAACAGCAATCTGTTCCGCAGAGTTCAAACCAGAGCGGTCAAAATTCTGCCCCTATGGCTGGGGCGCAGGCTTCTGCCTCTGCCAATGCAGATGTGACATCAAATAATTCTCTCAGTTGTGCACCCTCTACATCTGCACCTTCACCAACTGTTATGGGGATTCTTCAGGGTTCAATTGATTCTAGCCAAGATCATCTAATGAGCAGTGCAAATGGTCAGTATAACAGTGGGAATAATGGTGCAATTCCCAAGGTGAACTCGGCAAGTTCATTACAGTCAAATCCTTCTACCTCTTTCCCTTCCCAGGTACCTATATCATCCAATAACAACATGATGCCTGCCCTTCAGAATACAAACCAACTCAGTTCCCCAGCAGTATCATCAAACTTGCCGCCAATGCAGCCTCCTGCAACTCGATCTCAGGAGCCTGAGCAAAGTGATGCCCAAAGCTCGGTTGAGAGAATCTTGCAAGAGATGATGTCATCACAAATGAATGGTGTTGGCCATGCAGGGAATGACATGAAGAGACCAAACGGATTTACTCCTGGTATTAATGGGGTTAACTGCTTAGTTGGTAATGCTGTCACAAATCACTCTGGAGTCGGAGGAATGGGGTTGGGGGCCATGGGTGGGTTCGGTTCAAATCCTACAGCTAATGGGTTGAGAATGGCAGTGACGAACAATGCAATGGCAATGAACGGGAGGATGGGAATGCATCACAGCGCACACGACCTATCACAGTTGggccagcagcagcagcaacaacagcagcagcagcagcatgacATAGGAAATCAGCTGTTGGGTGGACTTAGAGCAGGAAATAGCTTCAATAATCTTCAGTATGATTGGAAACCCTCTCAATAG